In Methanobacterium bryantii, the following proteins share a genomic window:
- a CDS encoding Mur ligase family protein, which produces MTTSIIAEKVEGTLTGPNKDMDGIFNILKDAQKGDAVIRHWIDETGVKIASKKGVSCIITQNPKGSAVKTAEELELPFIVTEKIELANAFAINWALEKFAKDSLRVVVTGTNGKSTTTHMIYHILKESGYSTYTNTDSESEFNTLIDPMVAKQIAEFDAPIEAAVIEVSEVQGWLGDIMKDHAYIMTSAINPDVVIVTNVALDHIGLVNSIEETFNETSGAVKGIKENGTLILNYDDPLVLKMKNLTSNYRKILFFGDNADIKFDSTGIVYKDNILIKTEDLPFKSRHFVQNTMAAAGAVIALNIDLETIKNSISSYKALKRRFTIVHNDPCIIDDFAHNPDGILATIQNAALIGNGTLFVVSAIRGSRGESINQANAEAIAKGLQNIPYKLIITSSTDVVDHLNTVTNNEKKVFIDALEKEKITYIFNEKLYDALKNVLKLSHKKDTILLIGAQGMDPASELLEKIL; this is translated from the coding sequence ATTACAACGTCAATTATCGCAGAAAAAGTAGAAGGAACACTCACAGGCCCTAACAAAGATATGGACGGTATTTTTAATATTTTAAAGGATGCTCAAAAGGGAGATGCAGTAATAAGACACTGGATAGATGAAACCGGAGTAAAAATTGCATCTAAAAAAGGTGTTTCATGTATAATAACTCAAAATCCAAAGGGCAGTGCAGTAAAAACTGCAGAAGAATTAGAATTACCATTTATAGTAACAGAAAAAATAGAACTGGCCAATGCTTTTGCCATTAACTGGGCGCTGGAAAAATTTGCAAAAGACTCTTTACGTGTTGTAGTAACCGGAACTAACGGAAAGTCCACCACTACCCATATGATTTATCACATTTTAAAGGAATCTGGTTACAGCACATATACAAACACTGATTCTGAATCGGAATTCAATACACTTATAGATCCGATGGTTGCAAAGCAAATTGCAGAATTCGATGCTCCCATCGAGGCTGCAGTGATAGAAGTCTCTGAGGTTCAAGGCTGGCTCGGAGATATTATGAAAGACCATGCATACATAATGACGTCAGCAATCAATCCAGATGTAGTGATTGTAACCAATGTAGCCCTGGATCATATAGGTCTCGTAAATTCTATTGAAGAAACATTTAATGAAACTTCAGGTGCAGTTAAAGGCATAAAAGAGAATGGTACTTTGATATTGAACTATGATGATCCACTTGTTTTAAAAATGAAAAATTTAACTTCAAACTATAGAAAAATCTTATTTTTCGGAGATAATGCAGATATTAAATTTGACAGTACTGGAATAGTATATAAAGATAATATTTTAATTAAAACTGAGGATTTACCATTTAAAAGCCGCCATTTTGTCCAGAACACCATGGCTGCTGCAGGCGCAGTTATAGCTTTAAATATTGATCTCGAAACCATTAAAAACTCGATTTCATCATATAAAGCATTAAAAAGGAGATTTACAATAGTACACAATGATCCATGCATAATAGATGACTTTGCACATAATCCCGATGGAATTCTTGCTACAATACAAAATGCTGCTCTGATTGGGAATGGAACTCTTTTTGTGGTTTCAGCGATCCGAGGATCAAGAGGAGAAAGTATTAATCAGGCAAATGCAGAAGCCATTGCTAAGGGACTTCAAAACATCCCATATAAACTGATTATAACAAGCAGCACTGATGTTGTGGATCATTTAAACACAGTAACAAATAATGAAAAAAAAGTATTTATAGATGCACTTGAAAAGGAAAAAATAACATATATCTTTAATGAGAAACTATATGATGCATTGAAAAATGTACTTAAATTATCACATAAAAAAGACACAATTTTATTAATTGGTGCGCAGGGCATGGATCCTGCAAGTGAACTTTTAGAAAAAATTCTATGA
- a CDS encoding glycosyltransferase family 4 protein produces MNNFQIDILIFIIALLSTIFFTIVIKRVLIEANVTDKPIVTEHSHKSGTPTMGGLAILLGILLTSSIYFTNRYLMIVAIIMATAGIIGLLDDLLGLKTKEIQKKVRNIYSAPIEMGRLMLKPGEEARVATEKAKKDLVKYLAEKKVEIVGEAPIKSEVEESEKIIAQIIISLFLLGSGAVSSSVLGIDIGYFIIPVVIFGIVGAINAVNLIDGMDGLAAGILAIASSACAIFAITTNNVDGALPFIALAGVSFGFLALNRYPASIFMGDTGSFALGAGYITAAFLGNVLYFALIALAIPIISVIVSLLHRAHIINLPVEPLHHTLNYKGLSEKKIVLLYWGITLIICILALYFYHAFII; encoded by the coding sequence TTGAATAATTTCCAGATAGACATTTTGATATTCATTATTGCATTATTATCAACAATATTCTTTACAATAGTCATAAAAAGAGTATTGATAGAAGCTAATGTAACAGATAAACCTATTGTAACCGAACACAGCCATAAATCAGGGACTCCTACAATGGGAGGGCTTGCAATTTTACTGGGTATTCTCCTTACTTCTTCAATCTATTTTACAAATAGATACCTAATGATAGTTGCTATTATAATGGCAACTGCAGGAATTATAGGACTTTTAGATGATTTACTTGGACTTAAAACCAAAGAAATTCAAAAAAAGGTTCGAAACATATACTCTGCCCCAATAGAAATGGGAAGATTAATGCTTAAACCAGGGGAAGAAGCACGAGTCGCAACTGAAAAAGCCAAAAAAGACTTAGTGAAATATTTGGCCGAGAAGAAAGTTGAAATAGTTGGTGAAGCCCCAATTAAAAGTGAAGTAGAAGAAAGTGAAAAAATAATTGCCCAGATTATAATTTCATTATTTTTATTAGGCTCAGGAGCCGTTAGTTCCTCAGTACTCGGAATTGATATCGGCTATTTTATAATACCAGTTGTAATATTTGGTATAGTTGGAGCTATAAATGCAGTAAACCTTATTGACGGTATGGACGGTCTTGCAGCAGGAATACTTGCAATAGCATCCTCTGCCTGTGCAATTTTTGCTATTACAACCAACAACGTGGATGGTGCACTTCCATTCATAGCACTTGCTGGAGTTTCATTTGGTTTCCTCGCTCTAAATAGGTACCCTGCCAGTATATTCATGGGAGATACTGGTTCCTTCGCACTAGGGGCTGGTTACATTACAGCAGCATTTTTAGGCAATGTATTATACTTTGCACTGATTGCACTTGCTATTCCTATAATTTCAGTAATAGTAAGCCTTTTACACCGCGCTCACATTATAAACCTGCCAGTAGAACCATTACACCATACTTTAAATTATAAAGGACTTTCAGAAAAGAAAATAGTGCTTCTTTACTGGGGAATTACCCTTATAATATGTATTCTAGCACTTTATTTCTACCATGCATTTATAATTTAA